From a single Salmo salar chromosome ssa22, Ssal_v3.1, whole genome shotgun sequence genomic region:
- the tnfrsf1b gene encoding LOW QUALITY PROTEIN: tumor necrosis factor receptor superfamily member 1B (The sequence of the model RefSeq protein was modified relative to this genomic sequence to represent the inferred CDS: deleted 1 base in 1 codon) produces the protein MILRTVSGVLTVRIFLAIMVQPVENMVYTLPYAPDSDGSCHNKTAEYYNAEVNLCCSKCTSGTRRKDLCSSTSDTACEPCPRGQYSGTFNYFAKCFRCPKCSADKGLKYVQKCSSTTKTQCACQTGMYCVLNQHPDCEECANLTYCKPGYGVSVEGTIAGQEAGTAESDVECASCPDGTFSDQYSYTQICQHHTDCLSQGRDVLTYGTATTDAVCGPKVNGRLVSILQTTTPPSPPTTMPPSGKGHTTSSLQSMDTSTVPTTRGSKLTSSPSDPRVIAPTEEKSPGINLWIVAGAIGGAMFLLLIVGTVIYKKAFTNFIRVSSTEDINGNSEKEAIKCLLGKGDCSNVGQAETQQDAIKTWSGSGCSNSLDGLSISPVQSTIPQPSILASTPQPSPQSTSPLASVPLVNVNITVTYPVNIGNELCSRPTSTQIDSPQADPEAPLSREEEVYVNMPQREGCKEALTAVQEFGNDV, from the exons ATGATACTAAGGACCGTAAGTGGCGTTCTTACAGTGAGGATTTTTCTAGCAATCATGGTGCAGCCTGTTGAGAACATG GTGTACACTCTGCCATACGCACCAGACTCTGACGGATCCTGCCACAACAAAACAGCTGAATACTATAACGCAGAGGTAAACCTCTGCTGCAGCAAGTGTACTTCTG GGACACGCCGGAAAGATCTATGCAGCTCTACCTCAGACACGGCGTGTGAACCATGTCCTAGAGGCCAGTACAGTGGGACCTTTAATTACTTCGCAAAATGCTTCAGATGTCCCAAGTGTTCAGCAG ACAAAGGCCTGAAGTATGTCCAGAAGTGCTCCAGCACCACCAAGACTCAGTGTGCGTGCCAGACTGGGATGTACTGCGTACTGAACCAACACCCGGACTGTGAGGAGTGTGCAAATTTGACATACTGCAAGCCTGGTTATGGGGTCTCTGTAGAAGGTACCATAGCTGGACAGGAGGCTG ggacagCAGAGTCGGATGTGGAATGTGCATCATGCCCCGATGGAACCTTCTCTGACCAGTACTCCTACACCCAGATCTGCCAGCACCACACAGA TTGTCTGTCTCAGGGGAGGGACGTACTGACTTACGGTACAGCCACCACCGATGCGGTGTGTGGACCGAAGGTAAACGGACGACTGGTCTCCATCCTCCAAACCACCACACCTCCAAGCCCACCGACCACAATGCCACCCTCTGGTAAAGGGCATACCACATCAAGTCTACAGAGCATGGATACGTCTACAGTTCCAACCACCCGAGGCTCAAAGCTGACATCTAGTCCCTCTGATCCACGGGTCATCGCTCCAACGGAAGAAAAATCACCAGGCATTAACCTCTGGATAG TTGCAGGTGCTATCGGAGGTGCTATGTTCCTGCTGCTGATCGTAGGCACTGTCATTTACAAGAAAG CCTTCACAAACTTCATACGTGTATCTTCTACAGAAGATATAAATGGAAATTCTGAGAAGGAGGCCATTAAA tgtctgCTGGGGAAAGGAGACTGCAGTAATGTCGGTCAGGCAGAGACCCAGCAGGATGCTATTAAGACCTGGTCAGGCTCAGGGTGCTCCAACAGCCTGGATGGCTTGTCAATAAGCCCCGTCCAGTCCACCATTCCACAGCCCAGCATCCTGGCCAGCACC CCCCAGCCCAGCCCCCAATCCACCAGCCCCCTGGCATCTGTACCCCTAGTTAATGTCAACATCACTGTTACCTACCCTGTGAACATAGGAAATGAGTTATGCTCCAGACCTACCAGCACCCAGATAGACTCACCACAAGCTGACCCCGAGGCCCCTTTATcaagggaggaggaggtgtatgTGAACATGCCACAGCGAGAGGGTTGCAAAGAGGCACTTACGGCAGTACAGGAGTTTGGAAATGATGTATGA
- the si:dkeyp-61b2.1 gene encoding uncharacterized protein si:dkeyp-61b2.1 isoform X1, protein MAPNFCEPMVNTKVTVNALKEKKKESEMEQVCHQDVDTYVNTCHLSFAGFIINKCKCVPCLDGHYWYTQNGLPKCDPCSKACSVDQHLTQVKECSRDSNRECHCDSGFFCDIAAQYTCRRCKPCSPGTFSNKPNLTMSCKPHTDCGHKGMIMVTEGTASQDRVCAQTSPNSPTTTAPPTVHSSEIGFHSSTSSGVSTTRKPPIIAFPSRLVGSTSPDGMALMGAFSHLSESKHFLLCPLEGFNMLHQSSTRGFIVLPSNHTHFLFIPAFPKAIIYTSADPLPALLTRPSLSQAQSEPSTSLPTRKQVTEHSSFDPNTKLTTRRNPSKVDSNTSPAESASTPPLTTEDNATDTGPSPPTLPWLLLIGGLLGVVVLLVGYFVRCRERSLKSMDKWKGPVFGKNTDSYIQAQPPQESCPHLEAQHLLGRETGGNPRQDGAGLLPPGVMKQLTVDHSGGENISNTVGSIYIYSPGTVVLGYNKSERKVDQVESGVEGCPLTRTPQQESSCPLPEGPALGPERMSTQEETCKELRYPIPATSNWELEKK, encoded by the exons ATGGCTCCTAACTTCTGTGAACCCATGGTAAATACTAAAGTGACTGTAAATGCactgaaagagaaaaagaaagagtcaGAGATGGAACAAGTGTGTCATCAGGATGTTGATACCTATGTGAACACCTGTCATTTGTCCTTTGCAGGCTTCATTATTAACAAGTGTAAGTGTGTCCCTTGTCTCGATGGCCACTACTGGTACACGCAGAACGGCCTTCCGAAGTGTGACCCCTGCAGCAAAGCCTGCTCAG TTGATCAGCACTTGACACAGGTGAAGGAATGCAGCCGGGACTCAAACCGTGAGTGCCACTGTGACAGCGGCTTTTTCTGTGACATCGCTGCCCAGTATACCTGCAGGAGGTGTAAGCCGTGCTCTCCCGGAACCTTCTCCAACAAACCAAACCTAACCATGTCCTGCAAACcccacacaga TTGTGGCCATAAGGGAATGATCATGGTGACAGAGGGCACTGCCTCTCAGGATCGTGTATGTGCCCAGACCTCCCCTAACTCTCCTACAACCACTGCACCTCCAACTGTCCACAGCTCAGAGATAGGCTTTCATTCTTCTACCTCCAGTGGAGTCAGCACCACCCGAAAACCCCCCATCATAGCATTCCCATCTAGACTGGTGGGGTCTACATCTCCTGATGGTATGGCTCTTATGGGAGCTTTCTCACACTTGAGTGAATCCAAGCATTTCCTGCTCTGTCCACTGGAGGGCTTTAACATGCTTCACCAGTCCAGCACTAGAGGTTTCATTGTCCTGCCATCTAATCACACTCATTTTCTGTTTATTCCAGCCTTTCCCAAAGCCATAATTTACACATCTGCAGACCCTTTACCAGCCTTACTCACCAGGCCTTCTTTGTCCCAAGCCCAGAGCgagccctctacctccctcccaacTAGGAAACAAGTCACTGAACACAGCTCCTTTGACCCCAACACAAAGCTTACCACCAGGAGAAACCCCAGCAAGGTGGACAGTAACACCTCACCTGCAGAGTCTGCCTCTACACCTCCTCTTACCACAGAAGACAACG CAACAGATACTGGACCGagccctcccactctcccttggCTGCTGCTGATAGGTGGGCTACTAGGGGTTGTCGTGCTGCTGGTTGGTTACTTTGTCCGTTGTAGGGAGAGGTCACTGAAGTCCATGGACAAGTGGAAAG GTCCAGTATTTGGTAAAAAT ACGGATTCCTATATACAGGCCCAGCCACCACAGGAGAGTTGCCCACACCTGGAGGCCCAGCATCTTCTggggagggagactgggggaaATCCTAGACAGGATGGTGCAGGGTTGCTACCTCCAGGGGTCATGAAGCAGCTCACAGTGGACCACTCTGGAGGAGAGAACATTAGCAACACAGTGG GGTCCATTTACATCTACTCTCCGGGGACGGTTGTCCTGGGATACAACAAGTCGGAGAGGAAGGTGGATCAAGTGGAGAGTGGAGTAGAGGGCTGTCCCCTCACCAGAACACCCCAGCAGGAGTCCTCCTGCCCCCTCCCTGAGGGCCCTGCTCTGGGGCCAGAGAGAATGAGTACACAGGAGGAGACCTGCAAAGAGCTGAGATACCCCATCCCGGCCACCAGCAACTGGGAActagaaaaaaaatga
- the si:dkeyp-61b2.1 gene encoding uncharacterized protein si:dkeyp-61b2.1 isoform X2 codes for MDYQRHNTSCPLRILCLFNLVSSVLLSNCPHICDPGFIINKCKCVPCLDGHYWYTQNGLPKCDPCSKACSVDQHLTQVKECSRDSNRECHCDSGFFCDIAAQYTCRRCKPCSPGTFSNKPNLTMSCKPHTDCGHKGMIMVTEGTASQDRVCAQTSPNSPTTTAPPTVHSSEIGFHSSTSSGVSTTRKPPIIAFPSRLVGSTSPDGMALMGAFSHLSESKHFLLCPLEGFNMLHQSSTRGFIVLPSNHTHFLFIPAFPKAIIYTSADPLPALLTRPSLSQAQSEPSTSLPTRKQVTEHSSFDPNTKLTTRRNPSKVDSNTSPAESASTPPLTTEDNATDTGPSPPTLPWLLLIGGLLGVVVLLVGYFVRCRERSLKSMDKWKGPVFGKNTDSYIQAQPPQESCPHLEAQHLLGRETGGNPRQDGAGLLPPGVMKQLTVDHSGGENISNTVGSIYIYSPGTVVLGYNKSERKVDQVESGVEGCPLTRTPQQESSCPLPEGPALGPERMSTQEETCKELRYPIPATSNWELEKK; via the exons ATGGATTATCAACGCCATAATACCTCATGTCCTTTGAGAATACTTTGCCTTTTTAATCTG gtatcCTCTGTATTGTTGTCCAACTGTCCTCATATCTGTGACCCAG GCTTCATTATTAACAAGTGTAAGTGTGTCCCTTGTCTCGATGGCCACTACTGGTACACGCAGAACGGCCTTCCGAAGTGTGACCCCTGCAGCAAAGCCTGCTCAG TTGATCAGCACTTGACACAGGTGAAGGAATGCAGCCGGGACTCAAACCGTGAGTGCCACTGTGACAGCGGCTTTTTCTGTGACATCGCTGCCCAGTATACCTGCAGGAGGTGTAAGCCGTGCTCTCCCGGAACCTTCTCCAACAAACCAAACCTAACCATGTCCTGCAAACcccacacaga TTGTGGCCATAAGGGAATGATCATGGTGACAGAGGGCACTGCCTCTCAGGATCGTGTATGTGCCCAGACCTCCCCTAACTCTCCTACAACCACTGCACCTCCAACTGTCCACAGCTCAGAGATAGGCTTTCATTCTTCTACCTCCAGTGGAGTCAGCACCACCCGAAAACCCCCCATCATAGCATTCCCATCTAGACTGGTGGGGTCTACATCTCCTGATGGTATGGCTCTTATGGGAGCTTTCTCACACTTGAGTGAATCCAAGCATTTCCTGCTCTGTCCACTGGAGGGCTTTAACATGCTTCACCAGTCCAGCACTAGAGGTTTCATTGTCCTGCCATCTAATCACACTCATTTTCTGTTTATTCCAGCCTTTCCCAAAGCCATAATTTACACATCTGCAGACCCTTTACCAGCCTTACTCACCAGGCCTTCTTTGTCCCAAGCCCAGAGCgagccctctacctccctcccaacTAGGAAACAAGTCACTGAACACAGCTCCTTTGACCCCAACACAAAGCTTACCACCAGGAGAAACCCCAGCAAGGTGGACAGTAACACCTCACCTGCAGAGTCTGCCTCTACACCTCCTCTTACCACAGAAGACAACG CAACAGATACTGGACCGagccctcccactctcccttggCTGCTGCTGATAGGTGGGCTACTAGGGGTTGTCGTGCTGCTGGTTGGTTACTTTGTCCGTTGTAGGGAGAGGTCACTGAAGTCCATGGACAAGTGGAAAG GTCCAGTATTTGGTAAAAAT ACGGATTCCTATATACAGGCCCAGCCACCACAGGAGAGTTGCCCACACCTGGAGGCCCAGCATCTTCTggggagggagactgggggaaATCCTAGACAGGATGGTGCAGGGTTGCTACCTCCAGGGGTCATGAAGCAGCTCACAGTGGACCACTCTGGAGGAGAGAACATTAGCAACACAGTGG GGTCCATTTACATCTACTCTCCGGGGACGGTTGTCCTGGGATACAACAAGTCGGAGAGGAAGGTGGATCAAGTGGAGAGTGGAGTAGAGGGCTGTCCCCTCACCAGAACACCCCAGCAGGAGTCCTCCTGCCCCCTCCCTGAGGGCCCTGCTCTGGGGCCAGAGAGAATGAGTACACAGGAGGAGACCTGCAAAGAGCTGAGATACCCCATCCCGGCCACCAGCAACTGGGAActagaaaaaaaatga
- the si:dkeyp-61b2.1 gene encoding tumor necrosis factor receptor superfamily member 21 isoform X3, with amino-acid sequence MAPNFCEPMVNTKVTVNALKEKKKESEMEQVCHQDVDTYVNTCHLSFAGFIINKCKCVPCLDGHYWYTQNGLPKCDPCSKACSVDQHLTQVKECSRDSNRECHCDSGFFCDIAAQYTCRRCKPCSPGTFSNKPNLTMSCKPHTDCGHKGMIMVTEGTASQDRVCAQTSPNSPTTTAPPTVHSSEIGFHSSTSSGVSTTRKPPIIAFPSRLVGSTSPDAFPKAIIYTSADPLPALLTRPSLSQAQSEPSTSLPTRKQVTEHSSFDPNTKLTTRRNPSKVDSNTSPAESASTPPLTTEDNATDTGPSPPTLPWLLLIGGLLGVVVLLVGYFVRCRERSLKSMDKWKGPVFGKNTDSYIQAQPPQESCPHLEAQHLLGRETGGNPRQDGAGLLPPGVMKQLTVDHSGGENISNTVGSIYIYSPGTVVLGYNKSERKVDQVESGVEGCPLTRTPQQESSCPLPEGPALGPERMSTQEETCKELRYPIPATSNWELEKK; translated from the exons ATGGCTCCTAACTTCTGTGAACCCATGGTAAATACTAAAGTGACTGTAAATGCactgaaagagaaaaagaaagagtcaGAGATGGAACAAGTGTGTCATCAGGATGTTGATACCTATGTGAACACCTGTCATTTGTCCTTTGCAGGCTTCATTATTAACAAGTGTAAGTGTGTCCCTTGTCTCGATGGCCACTACTGGTACACGCAGAACGGCCTTCCGAAGTGTGACCCCTGCAGCAAAGCCTGCTCAG TTGATCAGCACTTGACACAGGTGAAGGAATGCAGCCGGGACTCAAACCGTGAGTGCCACTGTGACAGCGGCTTTTTCTGTGACATCGCTGCCCAGTATACCTGCAGGAGGTGTAAGCCGTGCTCTCCCGGAACCTTCTCCAACAAACCAAACCTAACCATGTCCTGCAAACcccacacaga TTGTGGCCATAAGGGAATGATCATGGTGACAGAGGGCACTGCCTCTCAGGATCGTGTATGTGCCCAGACCTCCCCTAACTCTCCTACAACCACTGCACCTCCAACTGTCCACAGCTCAGAGATAGGCTTTCATTCTTCTACCTCCAGTGGAGTCAGCACCACCCGAAAACCCCCCATCATAGCATTCCCATCTAGACTGGTGGGGTCTACATCTCCTGATG CCTTTCCCAAAGCCATAATTTACACATCTGCAGACCCTTTACCAGCCTTACTCACCAGGCCTTCTTTGTCCCAAGCCCAGAGCgagccctctacctccctcccaacTAGGAAACAAGTCACTGAACACAGCTCCTTTGACCCCAACACAAAGCTTACCACCAGGAGAAACCCCAGCAAGGTGGACAGTAACACCTCACCTGCAGAGTCTGCCTCTACACCTCCTCTTACCACAGAAGACAACG CAACAGATACTGGACCGagccctcccactctcccttggCTGCTGCTGATAGGTGGGCTACTAGGGGTTGTCGTGCTGCTGGTTGGTTACTTTGTCCGTTGTAGGGAGAGGTCACTGAAGTCCATGGACAAGTGGAAAG GTCCAGTATTTGGTAAAAAT ACGGATTCCTATATACAGGCCCAGCCACCACAGGAGAGTTGCCCACACCTGGAGGCCCAGCATCTTCTggggagggagactgggggaaATCCTAGACAGGATGGTGCAGGGTTGCTACCTCCAGGGGTCATGAAGCAGCTCACAGTGGACCACTCTGGAGGAGAGAACATTAGCAACACAGTGG GGTCCATTTACATCTACTCTCCGGGGACGGTTGTCCTGGGATACAACAAGTCGGAGAGGAAGGTGGATCAAGTGGAGAGTGGAGTAGAGGGCTGTCCCCTCACCAGAACACCCCAGCAGGAGTCCTCCTGCCCCCTCCCTGAGGGCCCTGCTCTGGGGCCAGAGAGAATGAGTACACAGGAGGAGACCTGCAAAGAGCTGAGATACCCCATCCCGGCCACCAGCAACTGGGAActagaaaaaaaatga